A genomic segment from Micromonospora echinaurantiaca encodes:
- a CDS encoding SRPBCC family protein, translating to MTGPEGADDLREAAHPGAGEVTATVIVNAPAGRVFAALTAWERQSEWIPFTTVRVIEGDGGEGSLVEAVTTVGPAVLRDEMRVVQVDPPYEVRVVHCGRLLRGPGVLRCTQLERDRTQVVWHEWFHLPGGTAGRVAWPVLWPGSKFGLTQALKKFARLVEQGRLP from the coding sequence GTGACCGGACCGGAGGGAGCGGACGACCTGCGCGAGGCCGCCCACCCAGGTGCCGGCGAGGTGACCGCCACGGTGATCGTGAACGCCCCGGCCGGGCGGGTCTTCGCGGCGCTGACCGCGTGGGAGCGGCAGTCCGAGTGGATCCCGTTCACCACGGTGCGGGTGATCGAGGGCGACGGCGGCGAGGGCAGTCTGGTCGAGGCGGTCACCACGGTGGGGCCGGCCGTGCTCCGGGACGAGATGCGGGTCGTCCAGGTGGACCCGCCGTACGAGGTGCGGGTGGTGCACTGCGGCCGGCTGCTGCGCGGTCCCGGCGTGCTGCGCTGCACGCAGCTGGAGCGGGACCGCACCCAGGTGGTCTGGCACGAGTGGTTCCACCTGCCGGGCGGCACCGCCGGCCGGGTGGCCTGGCCGGTGCTCTGGCCCGGCTCCAAGTTCGGCCTCACCCAGGCGCTGAAGAAGTTCGCCCGGCTGGTCGAGCAGGGCCGCCTGCCCTGA